Proteins found in one Maridesulfovibrio sp. genomic segment:
- a CDS encoding chloride channel protein, whose translation MSPLLNWNMWKDLVRSYRNINHFRWLVLGIVIGILSGITSVLFFGAVELGKHLFINQLAGLSLPAPEGEELFHGPAGEHLRAWVIPIGLTIVGLVTGWLVNKYIPETVSGGTDGTDATIRCFHQGGGLMRPIIPIIKGISSIFTIAAGGSAGREGPITQMGAGLGSWMAQKLKLSPKERRILLLSGAAGGLGAIFRAPLGGALTAIEVIYREDFESEAILPSVISSVVSYSLFTLFYGTEPIFGIPRFVFHDPRELIFYVALAFACTLAGWMYIRTFRFIKYSVFYQIKDRVGLMWATGLGGLMMGIMGMFFPQVLTGGYGWLEMAIMGEIPLMMMIAIVIGKTLATSMTIGSGMSGGMFAPALFVGGMSGGIVGQIAGKYYPDIVTQPGGYVLVGMAAFFAGVAKAPIGPLIMVCELTQGYGLLAPLMLASALCIVLGRNFSLYEHQVESKFDSPAHIEDKTINILEGLQVETHYKPGRVTTLEEGTTLKALTDIIANTNELYFPVKNEDGVITGILTIQNVRNHLFNPDLFDLILAKDLATKPATLKADDDLYTALLKFVDTDYGQIPVVSEDDPNRIIGILNRENVFRAYALSVKELREAAEI comes from the coding sequence ATGAGTCCTTTACTCAATTGGAACATGTGGAAAGATCTTGTCCGCTCATACCGTAACATAAACCATTTTCGCTGGTTGGTACTCGGTATAGTTATCGGCATCCTTTCCGGCATAACTTCCGTACTTTTTTTCGGCGCGGTGGAACTGGGCAAACACCTGTTCATAAATCAACTGGCAGGCCTCTCCCTGCCTGCCCCTGAAGGGGAAGAACTTTTCCACGGCCCGGCAGGTGAACATCTGCGCGCATGGGTAATTCCCATCGGTCTGACCATTGTCGGTCTGGTTACCGGCTGGCTGGTCAATAAATATATACCCGAAACAGTTTCCGGCGGAACAGATGGAACCGATGCCACTATCAGATGCTTTCATCAGGGTGGCGGACTTATGCGTCCCATTATCCCGATTATTAAAGGGATCAGCTCTATTTTTACCATTGCCGCCGGAGGTAGTGCCGGACGGGAAGGACCTATCACACAGATGGGAGCCGGGCTTGGCTCATGGATGGCCCAGAAGCTGAAACTGTCCCCCAAGGAACGCCGTATTCTGCTCCTCTCCGGTGCCGCAGGCGGACTGGGTGCAATCTTTCGTGCTCCGCTTGGCGGGGCTCTCACCGCTATCGAGGTTATCTACCGCGAAGACTTTGAATCCGAAGCCATTCTGCCTTCTGTCATATCCTCGGTGGTCTCCTATTCCCTATTCACTCTTTTCTACGGCACAGAACCTATTTTCGGTATTCCGCGCTTTGTTTTCCACGATCCCCGGGAACTGATCTTTTATGTGGCACTGGCCTTTGCATGTACGCTTGCAGGATGGATGTATATCCGCACCTTCAGGTTCATCAAATATTCAGTTTTCTACCAGATTAAAGACCGAGTCGGCCTCATGTGGGCAACAGGCCTCGGCGGCTTGATGATGGGCATCATGGGAATGTTCTTTCCTCAGGTGCTAACCGGTGGATACGGCTGGCTGGAAATGGCCATCATGGGTGAAATTCCGCTAATGATGATGATTGCCATCGTCATCGGCAAGACTCTCGCCACCTCCATGACTATCGGTTCCGGCATGTCCGGCGGTATGTTTGCACCCGCCCTTTTCGTCGGCGGTATGTCCGGCGGCATCGTTGGCCAGATTGCCGGAAAATATTATCCGGACATCGTCACTCAGCCCGGCGGTTACGTGCTGGTGGGTATGGCAGCTTTCTTCGCCGGTGTGGCAAAAGCTCCCATCGGACCGCTGATCATGGTCTGCGAACTTACTCAAGGCTACGGTTTACTGGCTCCGCTGATGCTCGCCTCCGCTCTGTGCATCGTACTCGGCAGGAATTTCTCGCTCTATGAGCATCAGGTGGAAAGCAAATTCGATTCACCTGCTCACATCGAGGATAAGACCATCAATATTCTTGAAGGCTTGCAAGTGGAAACGCATTACAAACCGGGACGCGTGACAACCCTTGAAGAAGGCACCACGCTCAAGGCGCTGACCGACATTATCGCCAATACAAACGAGTTGTACTTCCCGGTTAAAAATGAAGACGGGGTGATCACAGGAATCCTGACTATTCAGAATGTCCGCAACCATCTCTTCAATCCTGATCTTTTCGACCTCATTCTGGCCAAGGATCTCGCCACTAAACCGGCGACCCTTAAGGCTGACGACGATCTATACACTGCCCTGCTCAAATTCGTAGACACCGACTACGGACAGATTCCGGTAGTCAGCGAGGATGACCCCAACAGGATTATCGGTATACTTAACAGGGAAAATGTTTTCCGCGCATATGCTTTATCCGTTAAGGAGCTACGGGAAGCTGCCGAGATTTGA
- a CDS encoding bifunctional riboflavin kinase/FAD synthetase, with the protein MIIAKSINEIVPPEQGACVTIGNFDGVHKGHQKLIRSTCRKSRANGLSSVVVTFDPHPMRVLVNSKTPPFITLTSQKLELIALHEPDILLTLNFTREMAALSPEEFIRKYLVDGLAMKEMVVGYDYALGKGRSGNYETLLELGRKYDYGVERLDPVIINDAVVSSSRIRDLVSEGNVWDVRPLLGRFYQVRGEVVHGMNRGGRLLGFPTANIKLEDELFPKKGVYAIRVEVDGKVLPGVANIGKNPTFGNEALSVEAHILDFTEDIYGKDIRVHFIQRIRSEKKFNGLDELKERIAIDINLAREILSYPESQVRPGLHLIESGDEK; encoded by the coding sequence ATGATCATCGCAAAATCAATAAATGAAATAGTACCGCCGGAACAAGGCGCATGTGTTACAATTGGAAACTTTGACGGTGTCCACAAAGGACACCAAAAACTGATCAGAAGCACCTGCCGAAAGAGTAGGGCCAACGGTCTTTCCAGTGTAGTGGTAACCTTCGACCCGCACCCGATGAGGGTTCTGGTTAACAGCAAGACCCCGCCTTTCATCACCCTTACCTCACAAAAGCTGGAACTTATTGCCCTGCACGAGCCGGATATCCTCCTCACCTTAAATTTCACCAGAGAAATGGCGGCTCTTTCACCTGAAGAATTTATCCGCAAATATCTAGTGGACGGCCTTGCAATGAAAGAAATGGTCGTGGGCTACGATTACGCACTGGGCAAAGGACGCAGCGGCAATTACGAAACCCTCCTCGAGCTGGGCCGAAAATATGATTACGGAGTTGAGAGGCTTGACCCGGTTATCATCAATGACGCGGTAGTCAGCTCATCACGCATTCGTGATTTGGTCAGTGAAGGTAATGTCTGGGATGTCCGGCCCTTACTGGGACGCTTTTATCAGGTCCGCGGTGAAGTGGTGCATGGCATGAACAGGGGCGGCAGACTGCTCGGGTTCCCCACCGCCAATATTAAGCTTGAAGACGAACTTTTCCCCAAAAAAGGTGTTTACGCCATACGGGTGGAAGTGGACGGCAAAGTCCTTCCCGGTGTCGCCAACATCGGCAAAAATCCCACCTTCGGCAACGAAGCCCTTTCAGTGGAAGCACACATTCTGGATTTTACCGAAGACATCTACGGTAAGGATATTCGCGTCCACTTCATACAGCGCATCCGGTCCGAAAAAAAATTCAACGGACTGGACGAACTCAAAGAACGCATCGCCATCGACATCAACCTCGCCCGGGAAATCCTTTCATACCCTGAGTCACAGGTTCGCCCTGGCCTGCATTTGATAGAATCAGGAGATGAAAAATGA
- a CDS encoding M48 family metalloprotease: MNFRNKLFRQTIVLILIFFFSFWMTPQAMANSLFGEFTVKDEIKLGKEFNKMVHNKLPVILDPQIDDYVKKLVARVAEHIPPQPFPITTTVIQNNSMNAFAIPGGYVYVYTGLILNMKHESELAAVIGHELAHVTLRHAARRMEKMKLVNLASMLGTLAGMMVGIAGGGGNMGNLGQAIAMGSMGGAQSAYLTYTQENEREADHLGMNYLIEAGYNPKRMVDGFKLMKQRQWHMSSTNIPTYLSTHPGIDARIGYLEDRFTRMPPEIFKRRDDDADFFKVQTLIRARLTSTDVALAYYKSIPESKRNCLDHLGLAIIYSRIKQKNKAEQEFKKAHELCPEDTLILREEGRFYFNVGDMDKASPLLREAYIRNPTDAMTLFFLARTEGVRKNYKQAILTMRRVAEMVPHDQEIHYHLGRMLGESGHYFQAHTQLAYAALYGHDMKQAKFHLRKAEGLAKTQKQRDELKKLEDIINPKPPEDQGDESDKKKSD; this comes from the coding sequence ATGAACTTCAGAAACAAATTATTTCGCCAGACTATCGTGCTGATTCTGATCTTTTTTTTCAGTTTCTGGATGACTCCGCAGGCTATGGCCAACTCTCTTTTCGGGGAATTCACAGTTAAGGATGAGATCAAACTCGGTAAAGAATTTAATAAGATGGTCCACAACAAACTGCCTGTAATTCTTGATCCCCAGATAGATGACTATGTTAAAAAGCTGGTTGCCAGAGTGGCTGAACATATCCCCCCCCAGCCATTTCCAATAACAACCACGGTGATTCAAAATAACTCAATGAATGCCTTCGCTATCCCCGGTGGATATGTTTACGTTTACACCGGACTGATCCTGAACATGAAACACGAAAGCGAGCTTGCAGCGGTAATAGGCCATGAGCTTGCCCACGTGACCCTGCGTCATGCTGCCCGGCGCATGGAAAAAATGAAGCTGGTAAACCTTGCCAGCATGCTCGGCACATTGGCCGGAATGATGGTAGGAATAGCCGGAGGCGGGGGGAATATGGGGAATCTGGGGCAGGCAATTGCTATGGGTTCCATGGGCGGAGCTCAGAGTGCTTATCTGACCTACACTCAGGAAAACGAACGGGAAGCCGACCATCTGGGAATGAACTACCTTATTGAAGCGGGTTACAATCCTAAACGCATGGTCGACGGGTTCAAATTAATGAAGCAGCGCCAATGGCACATGAGCAGCACAAACATTCCCACCTACCTGTCAACTCACCCCGGCATTGATGCCCGTATCGGCTATCTGGAAGATAGATTCACCCGCATGCCTCCAGAAATTTTCAAGCGCAGGGATGACGATGCTGATTTCTTCAAAGTACAGACCCTGATCCGTGCCCGGCTGACTTCAACAGACGTGGCTTTGGCTTATTACAAATCAATCCCCGAAAGTAAGCGAAACTGTCTCGATCATCTTGGACTGGCTATTATCTACTCCCGAATAAAGCAAAAGAATAAAGCGGAACAGGAATTCAAAAAAGCTCACGAACTTTGTCCCGAAGATACTCTTATTTTAAGGGAGGAAGGGCGCTTCTATTTCAATGTCGGCGATATGGACAAGGCTTCTCCCCTGCTGCGGGAAGCTTACATACGCAACCCGACCGATGCCATGACCCTGTTCTTCCTTGCCCGCACCGAGGGGGTCAGGAAAAATTACAAACAGGCAATATTGACCATGCGCCGCGTTGCCGAAATGGTCCCCCATGATCAGGAAATCCATTACCATCTTGGACGTATGCTGGGAGAGTCAGGTCACTATTTTCAAGCACATACCCAATTGGCTTATGCAGCATTGTACGGGCACGATATGAAACAGGCCAAATTTCATTTGCGCAAAGCTGAAGGACTGGCCAAAACCCAAAAGCAGCGCGATGAGCTGAAAAAGCTGGAAGACATAATTAATCCAAAGCCCCCTGAAGATCAGGGAGATGAGAGTGATAAAAAAAAGTCAGATTAA
- the rho gene encoding transcription termination factor Rho, with protein sequence MGQDKKIQNLNLTELKQKNMSDLMDLAAKFKVENPSGMRKQELIFALLQGCAAQNGQIYGEGVLEVLPDGFGFLRSPTYSYMPGPDDIYVSPSQIRRFGLRKGDIVSGQIRPPKEGERYFALLRVNEIGLESPEHSRNLVLFDNLTPIYPDNRFKIENGPKNFSSRVIDILSPIGRGQRALLVAPPRTGKTMMLQNIANSINANHPDVDLIVLLIDERPEEVTDMARTVKAEVVSSTFDEPPQRHVQVTEMVLEKAKRLVERKRDVVILLDSITRLGRAYNAVTPSSGRVLSGGLDANAMQRPKRFFGAARNIEEGGSLTIIATALIDTGSRMDEVIFEEFKGTGNMDLYLDRKLAEKRVFPAIDINRSGTRKEELLLEDGVLNKVWILRKLLAPMNSIDSMEFLLDKMKGTKTNEEFFDMMGK encoded by the coding sequence ATGGGCCAAGATAAAAAAATACAAAACCTGAACCTGACTGAACTGAAACAGAAAAATATGTCAGACCTTATGGATCTGGCAGCAAAATTCAAAGTCGAAAACCCCAGTGGAATGCGTAAGCAGGAACTGATCTTCGCCTTACTTCAGGGATGTGCGGCGCAGAACGGACAGATTTACGGCGAGGGAGTTTTGGAAGTTCTTCCCGATGGATTCGGCTTCCTGCGTTCTCCAACATACAGTTATATGCCCGGACCGGATGACATCTACGTTTCGCCTTCCCAGATCAGAAGATTCGGACTGCGTAAAGGTGATATCGTCTCCGGACAAATTAGACCTCCTAAAGAAGGCGAACGCTACTTCGCATTACTCAGGGTCAATGAAATCGGTCTTGAATCTCCGGAACATTCCAGAAATCTGGTTCTTTTTGACAACCTGACCCCGATATATCCTGATAACCGCTTCAAAATTGAGAACGGTCCCAAAAATTTCAGTTCCAGGGTAATCGACATTCTCTCACCCATCGGACGTGGACAGCGTGCCCTGCTCGTTGCACCGCCCCGTACCGGTAAGACAATGATGTTGCAGAACATAGCCAACTCAATCAACGCCAATCATCCAGACGTTGATCTCATTGTTCTACTCATCGATGAACGCCCGGAAGAAGTTACGGACATGGCCCGCACAGTTAAGGCGGAAGTGGTCAGCTCTACCTTCGATGAACCTCCGCAGCGCCATGTGCAGGTTACTGAGATGGTACTTGAAAAAGCCAAACGACTTGTCGAGCGTAAACGCGACGTAGTCATCCTGCTTGATTCCATCACCCGTCTTGGTCGTGCTTACAATGCTGTCACCCCTTCCTCCGGCAGAGTTCTTTCCGGTGGTCTGGATGCCAATGCCATGCAGCGCCCCAAAAGATTTTTCGGAGCAGCCCGTAACATCGAAGAAGGCGGCAGCCTGACCATCATTGCTACCGCTCTTATCGATACCGGTTCCCGCATGGATGAAGTTATCTTTGAAGAATTCAAAGGCACCGGTAACATGGATCTCTACCTTGACCGCAAGCTTGCGGAAAAACGTGTGTTCCCGGCAATTGACATAAACCGCTCCGGTACACGCAAAGAGGAACTCCTTCTTGAAGATGGCGTTCTTAACAAGGTCTGGATACTGCGGAAACTGCTTGCTCCCATGAACTCTATTGATTCCATGGAATTCCTGCTCGACAAAATGAAGGGCACCAAGACCAACGAAGAATTCTTCGATATGATGGGCAAGTAA
- a CDS encoding CarD family transcriptional regulator has protein sequence MFELEQLVVYPSQGVGKVERIESQEIGGATAEFYIVRILSNNVTLMVPVMNAHNVGLRAVCDKEAGLHIFDCLKDRSDFTGYTGQNWNRRYREYSEKLKSGDLEDVAYVLKELFLIGRDKELSFGERRLLEQAMGLVSMELSFALDLDQEEIKEEINALFSDVMEKQEEES, from the coding sequence GTGTTTGAGCTAGAACAGCTGGTTGTCTACCCTTCACAGGGAGTGGGCAAAGTAGAACGTATTGAGAGTCAGGAAATCGGCGGAGCTACCGCTGAGTTTTATATTGTACGCATTTTAAGCAACAATGTTACGCTCATGGTTCCGGTCATGAACGCACACAACGTAGGCCTGCGCGCTGTCTGCGACAAAGAGGCAGGGTTACACATATTCGACTGCCTTAAAGATAGATCTGACTTTACCGGTTATACTGGTCAGAACTGGAACAGACGCTATCGCGAATATTCCGAAAAGCTCAAAAGCGGAGACCTTGAGGATGTCGCTTATGTCTTAAAGGAACTCTTTCTCATAGGACGCGACAAAGAGCTGTCTTTCGGTGAACGTAGACTTCTGGAACAAGCTATGGGTTTGGTTTCCATGGAGCTTTCTTTTGCCCTTGATCTTGATCAGGAAGAAATCAAGGAAGAGATCAACGCACTTTTCAGTGACGTCATGGAAAAACAGGAAGAGGAATCCTGA
- the pth gene encoding aminoacyl-tRNA hydrolase — protein sequence MEYKALIAGLGNPGPEYAKTRHNIGFMTVDALAEIAASRKSMRYKKMDISGDFELFSISLAGTNVLVTKPLTYMNLSGKAVAAICGKFSIPVTDVYVIHDELDLPCGRMKFKKGGGNNGHRGLESIQGKMESPNFFRIRIGIGRPEFSAQVKDYVLEEFNPAELEIAGEMSAAAIKGLNLNFRRGQGPATQFMNSFVPDVIETEL from the coding sequence ATGGAATACAAAGCACTTATAGCAGGATTGGGCAATCCTGGGCCTGAATATGCAAAGACCCGGCACAACATCGGGTTTATGACTGTTGATGCTTTGGCAGAGATAGCTGCTTCCCGCAAAAGCATGCGCTATAAGAAAATGGATATTTCCGGTGACTTTGAGCTATTCAGCATCAGTTTGGCCGGAACCAATGTTTTAGTGACCAAACCGCTTACGTACATGAACTTAAGCGGAAAGGCCGTTGCAGCTATCTGCGGTAAATTTTCCATTCCTGTAACTGATGTATACGTCATCCACGACGAGCTGGACCTCCCCTGCGGAAGAATGAAGTTTAAAAAAGGTGGCGGCAACAACGGTCACCGCGGTCTTGAATCCATCCAGGGAAAAATGGAGTCACCTAATTTTTTCAGAATCAGGATTGGCATTGGCCGCCCCGAATTTTCAGCGCAGGTAAAAGATTATGTGCTGGAAGAATTCAATCCTGCCGAACTTGAAATCGCCGGAGAAATGTCCGCAGCGGCAATCAAAGGGCTGAACCTGAATTTCAGGAGAGGTCAGGGACCGGCCACACAGTTTATGAACAGCTTTGTCCCCGATGTTATTGAAACCGAACTGTAG
- a CDS encoding 50S ribosomal protein L25: MSEKVTFKAEVRTETGKSANRKLRNKGMVPVVFYSQEGENLILAVNEIEFVKLYRKIGTTRLFSLEVEGKTYDTLIWKVQMDPVRPRPNHVDFLGVAADRPLKVDVPVTTEGIAPGVKLGGRMAIYREILTVACTAATIPAKIVINIDGMNVGDTVFVNDVDLGEGASVIADSNFALVRCASGRGSSAEEDEAAEAAEE; this comes from the coding sequence ATGTCTGAAAAAGTTACTTTCAAAGCTGAAGTGCGTACCGAAACCGGTAAATCCGCAAACCGTAAGCTTCGTAACAAAGGAATGGTTCCGGTTGTCTTCTATTCTCAGGAAGGAGAAAACCTGATTCTTGCCGTTAACGAAATTGAATTCGTTAAGCTTTACCGCAAAATCGGTACAACCCGTCTCTTCTCTCTTGAAGTTGAAGGTAAAACATACGATACACTGATCTGGAAAGTACAGATGGATCCCGTCCGTCCCCGTCCTAATCACGTAGACTTCCTCGGTGTTGCAGCTGACCGTCCTCTTAAGGTTGACGTTCCTGTTACTACAGAAGGAATCGCTCCCGGTGTTAAGCTTGGTGGCCGCATGGCTATCTACCGCGAAATACTGACCGTTGCATGTACCGCAGCAACTATTCCTGCTAAAATCGTAATCAATATCGATGGCATGAATGTTGGTGACACCGTATTTGTTAACGACGTAGACCTCGGTGAAGGCGCTTCTGTAATTGCAGACAGCAACTTCGCTCTCGTTCGCTGCGCATCCGGTCGCGGCTCTTCTGCTGAAGAAGACGAAGCTGCTGAAGCTGCTGAAGAATAA